The region GGAATGGACTTCCTGTGGGTTCTGGCGGCTGCAGGCATCAGCGCACTCGGAGGAATGTTTGGAGTTAATTTACAGAAATCCTAATTAATATAATTTTCGAAAATTGAAACCTTCCCTTGAAAATATGGTACACTACCTATGTCTGACTTCATATGAGCGATTATCAAGGAGGCTTCGAATGCTTTGCTGTATCAGTCCATGAATCTTGTAGTTGTATATACCGTTGCCATTGTTGTGATCTTAATCTGGATCGGCGCACGGCGCAATCCGCTGATGGCCTTAGTTGAAATCGGGAGAGAGCTGCTGAGGTCCTATAAATTCGCTCTCATTATTATAGGAATGTTCAGCATTCTTGCCCTGAATAAATATGAGCTGCAGATCGAAGAGAAGATGCGGTTGACCGCAGATTACACAGGTTTTGTATTTGGCCTGGAGGGGCATTTCGTCCGGATGGTTCAAGAGCTGTTCTACGCACCTTGGCTGACCCCGGTTATTGTCTTCTTCTATATCTTCATGCTGCAAGCCGTGCTGGCGGCCTCGCTCGGGATCTATCTGCTGGACAAAAACCGTGTGATCCTCTATGCGACCTGCTACACCATTATTTTAACCTATGCTATCGCTATTCCGTTCTATCTGTACTTTCCGGTTAACGAGGTATGGTCCTATGCGCCTGCCGGGGTCCGATTCATCATGCTCGACGTTTTCCCGAAGTTTGAACAGGAATACCGGCCGCTATCCGGCCTCAATAACTGCTTCCCGAGCCTGCATACCGCTATCTCCGTATCCATGGCTCTGCTCGCTTACCGTTCCGGCAACCGCCGCTGGATGGTGATCAGTACAATCTCAGCCGTTATTATCGTATTTGGAATCTTCTATCTCGGCATTCACTGGCTGACCGACATGATTGGCGGCACCTTGCTGGCTGTGCTGTCTACGGCTATCGCCGTACCGCTTGCCAAGCTCACCCTGCGCAGCGGGGAACAAGGCTTGAGAGTGCGGGGCCGGGTTACCAACACACGGTAATGCAATCATTTCAGCACTTGAAAAGCATACAAGTAGAAACGGCTTTGCCATCCTTTTAAAGGATGGTACCGTTTCAGCGAGAAATAGAAGGATAATGTACAGTGTGAACCATAAAAATTCATGTATTTAAAAAAAATCGGCGTATCTCCTAAGAGATACGCCGATTTTTATGTAAGTTAGCAGAGAGACTATTACATCTTGTCTTCTACTTCCACAACCGCGTGACTGATCGAACCCCGGTCAAATGTCAATCGGGTCACATCATTAACCCGCAGAATAACGATGTCATCCGAAATCTCCATGATCGTTCCGTGCAGACCGCCGATGGTAACTACCTTATCGCCCTTCTTCAGCGCTTTGAGCATTCCGTTGCGTGCCTTGGTCTTCTTCTGCTGCGGACGAATCAACAGGAAGTAGAACACGACAAACATCAGTACAAAAGGACCTACAAGACCCAGAATACTGCCTCCGCCGCCTGTACCTGCTGCCATATAAAACTGTGACATATCATTTCCCCCCTTTCAAGAATAAACATGAACACTCCGTACGCTCTAGAAGCCTTTTAGATTATCATATAATCCGTATTGTGCAAAAAACTCATCGCGAAAATCAAGCAGCCGATCTTCCATGATGGCTTCACGCACTTTACGCATCAATTCCAGCAGGAAGTGTAAGTTATGGTACGTTGTCAGCCGCAAGCCGAAGGTTTCATCGGCCTTAATCAGATGACGCAGATAAGCACGGGAATAGTTCCGGCAGGTGTAGCAGGTACACTCCGGGTCCAGCGGCCCGAAATCACGGGCATACTGGGCGTTACGCACGACGAGTCTCCCCTGACTGGTCATGGTTGTTCCATTACGGGCAATACGGGTAGGCAGAACACAGTCGAACATGTCTATTCCGCGGATTGACCCTTCCAGCAGCGCATCCGGTGAACCAACGCCCATCAAATAGCGCGGTTTCCCTTGCGGCAGCAGCGGAACCGTGTAATCCAGCACTTCATACATAAGCTGCTTGGACTCTCCGACGCTGAGTCCCCCAATAGCATACCCCGGGAAATCCATGGAAGTCAAATCAGCCGCGCTCTGCCGGCGGAGATCCTCATGCATGCCTCCCTGTACGATAGCGAACAGTCCCTGGTCATTCGGACGGGCATGACTTTTGAGGCAGCGTTCGGCCCAGCGAGTAGTGCGTTCAAGCGATTTCTTCACATACTCATATTCTGCCGGATAAGGCGGGCATTCATCGAAGGCCATCATAATATCGGAACCGAGCGCATTCTGGACCTCCATAGCGACTTCGGGAGACAGAAACTTCTTGTCCCCGTTCAGATGGGAGCGGAAATGAACCCCTTCTTCGGTGATCTTACGCATATCGCTCAGGGAGAATACCTGAAAGCCGCCGCTGTCAGTCAGGATCGGGCGGTCCCAGTTCATGAACTTATGCAGGCCGCCCGCTTCGCCGATAATCTCATGACCCGGACGAAGGAACAGATGGTACGTATTGCTCAGAATAATCTGCGCTTCCATCTGCTTAAGCTCTTCAGGACTCATCGTCTTGACAGTAGCCTGGGTGCCCACCGGCATGAAGGTTGGTGTCTCAATAATTCCGTGCGGGGTATGGACTCTTCCGAGCCGTGCTCCGGATTGCTTACATGTCTTAATGTGTTCGTAAGTGATGGCTGCCATTAGTTTAACCCTTCCTCTTGCTTAATAAATGAACATTGCATCGCCGAAGCTAAAGAACCGGTACTGTTGCTTAATCGCTTCTTCATACGCAGCGAGAATCAGCTCCCGGCCAGCCAAAGCGCTTACCAGCATGACCAAGGTTGACTTGGGCAGATGGAAATTGGTGATCAGTGCATTAACAATAGTGAATTCATAACCCGGATAGATAAAAATATCCGTCCAGCCGCTGCAGGCCTCAATCGGCCCGTCCTGGCATTGTCTGCCTACGGTCTCCAGGGTCCGGCAGGAGGTTGTGCCTACAGCTATTATTCTTCCGCCCCTTGCTCTGGCTTCATTAAGCGCATCCGCCGCTGCCTGGGACAGCTCGAAATATTCGGCATGCATGACATGCTCTTCTACGGTCTCGACAGACATCGGACGGAATGTCCCCAGACCGACATGGAGTGTGATATAGACGATATTCACACCGATGGCTGCAATCTGCTCCAGCAGCTCTGTGGTGAAATGCAGTCCGGCTGTCGGCGCTGCCGCCGATCCTTCATGCCGGGCATACACGGTCTGATAGCGCTCACGGTCATCCAGGGTTTCCTTGATATAAGGAGGGAGCGGCATCGAGCCGAGCCTGTCCAGAATCTCCTGGAAAATCCCCTGATAGATGAAGCGGAGTGTCCGCCCGCCCATATCCGCCTCATCTTCAATCACGGCACGAAGCTCTTCGCTGAAGACGATGACCGCTCCGGTCTTCAGCTTCTTGCCGGGCTTCACCAGCGCCTCCCAGCGGTCGCCCTCCAGATTCTTAAGCAGCAGGACCTCGGCCTTGGCTCCGGTATCTTCCTTGACTCCGAATAGTCTGGCGGGAATAACCCGTGTATCATTAAGTACAAGCGTATCGCCCGGGCGGAACTGCCCCAGTATATCCGTGAAATGACCGTGGTCCAGTTGCCCGTTCTCCTTGTCTACCAGCAGCAGTCTGGATGAACTGCGGTCGGCAAGCGGAGTCTGGGCAATCAGCTCCTCCGGCAAATTGAAATCATAAAGTTCAACATTCATAATAGGATCTTCATTCCTTAATTCTTAATTATAGTAACGTTATTAAAATAGTGTTGCAATATTTGCTTATAATCATACCCTTTGTCGGCCATTCCCTTCACGCCCCATTGGGACATGCCGAGTCCGTGCCCGTATCCCCAGCCGATGAAATAGAAGCCCGGACTGCCGGTCACGACTCTTGCGGTCTGATCCGCGCCCATCACAACCGTTCCGCTGCCGCTGGACGTCACTTGTCCCGAAGCAGACAGCACTCCGGCCGAGCTTGCGCTGCCGATAGCAGCTGTAGAGCCGTCAGCGCCTAATACAGTATAACTTCCGGCAGGTACAATATCAAACAAGGTGCTGGGCAATCCGCCGAAGGAGGAACGGAACAGATCCGGGTACTTCACCTGCAGGATCTGGCCGTTCGCCTTGACCTCCACTGCTCTTCCCGATGGCCCGCGCCGGGTAACCTCCAGAGTGGTTATGGAAGAGGGCAGAGTGCCGCTGGTCTTGCCAGCCAGGCTCTTCAGCAGCTCGGCCGAAGAATAGGGACCCTTGATCCAGCTGTAACTACCGGATTCATAGACCTGATTCAGCACTACGGCGTTCTGGCCGGGATTCAGCTTGCCTGCCGAAGCAGCACTGCTGTCAATGACAGGCAGCGGCCGGATATTCACATCCTTGGCTGTGGCTGTAGCAATGGGGAGCCCTGCGGCTGTCTTCTCGCCTGTTAATTTGATGTTATCTTCCCGGGCATAGCCGGAGACGCCGCTGTCCAGCAGTACATAGTACCACTTCTTGGCTGAACCCACCGCAGCCACATCCTCTGCGCTGGCCACACTGGCATAGTTGCCGCCGCTGTTCCATACTTCCGACGGGTCAGCCGTAACGCCGCCGCTGTTCGAGGAGAATACCGCCTCTACGACCTTGCCGCCGCTCTGCAGCACTTCACCTGCGGTTGCATCAACCGCCTTGATGATTGTGGGGGCTTCTGCACCGATGCCGTTATAGACCTGGCTGAGCGTTGTATCCACCACATTGGCAACATCGAAGCGGTTCCCTTGGGACAACGCGTAGCTGCGTGCCGCTACAGCCTGGGCCTTCAGCGCCTCCTCCGGCCAGCCGGAGGATACCTCTCCCCCCACTACCGCATACAGATATTGCTCCAGCGGAACCACGTTAATGACAGACAATGAACCATTCAGATTGCCAAGCTCCATATCGCCGCGGTAGATCCGCTTGGACCTTTCTGTAAGCATAATTCCCTTATCATTGCCGGACAAAATGAACTTTGCATTACTTCCGGATAACAGATAATGAAAGGCTTGGACTTCGCTGTTGAAATCAAGCCCTGCGTCCATGCGGATCATTACTCCGGGTGCACCCGGAGCCACAGGCGTCAGAGAAAGCTGAGGAAGCAGCGCAGCAGCCGAAGCAGAGACCGCCGCAAGCTCGCTGTCACTTGACGCCTCGCCTACCCATACCTCGGTCCGCGCACTGCCGCCCTCACCGGATATGAATACCGGCCAGGCATCTAAGCCGGCTGTGGTCAGACTGCTCACTACCGCCTGGGCTTCCTCAAGTGTAGCGTAGGAGCCCGCAGACAGATGCTTGGTTCCGGCCACCGCCGGGGTCTGCCCGTCTGGAATCGCCAGACCGGCTTTGAGGACTGAACTCAGCCCGTTGTTGGCTGCACCCTCACTGGCATAGCCTCCGGTATATAGCTGATATACCTTAGCTCCGCCTCTTGCAGCCATAAAGATCTGCGGCTTATTGGAGCCAGCCTGGAGCTTCTTCGCTGCATCCGCAGCGGTCTGCCAGCTTGGCGTCTCCAGCACCTTCACCCGGAACCCGTCCAGACTGACACGGACCTTGTTCTGGGCCGGAACCGACAATAACGGGCTGCCGCCGGCTGCCGGAAGCAAGCTGAAGCTCTGCTCGGACTGCAGGGTTACCAG is a window of Paenibacillus sp. FSL H3-0469 DNA encoding:
- a CDS encoding phosphatase PAP2 family protein; this encodes MLYQSMNLVVVYTVAIVVILIWIGARRNPLMALVEIGRELLRSYKFALIIIGMFSILALNKYELQIEEKMRLTADYTGFVFGLEGHFVRMVQELFYAPWLTPVIVFFYIFMLQAVLAASLGIYLLDKNRVILYATCYTIILTYAIAIPFYLYFPVNEVWSYAPAGVRFIMLDVFPKFEQEYRPLSGLNNCFPSLHTAISVSMALLAYRSGNRRWMVISTISAVIIVFGIFYLGIHWLTDMIGGTLLAVLSTAIAVPLAKLTLRSGEQGLRVRGRVTNTR
- the yajC gene encoding preprotein translocase subunit YajC, encoding MSQFYMAAGTGGGGSILGLVGPFVLMFVVFYFLLIRPQQKKTKARNGMLKALKKGDKVVTIGGLHGTIMEISDDIVILRVNDVTRLTFDRGSISHAVVEVEDKM
- the tgt gene encoding tRNA guanosine(34) transglycosylase Tgt; the protein is MAAITYEHIKTCKQSGARLGRVHTPHGIIETPTFMPVGTQATVKTMSPEELKQMEAQIILSNTYHLFLRPGHEIIGEAGGLHKFMNWDRPILTDSGGFQVFSLSDMRKITEEGVHFRSHLNGDKKFLSPEVAMEVQNALGSDIMMAFDECPPYPAEYEYVKKSLERTTRWAERCLKSHARPNDQGLFAIVQGGMHEDLRRQSAADLTSMDFPGYAIGGLSVGESKQLMYEVLDYTVPLLPQGKPRYLMGVGSPDALLEGSIRGIDMFDCVLPTRIARNGTTMTSQGRLVVRNAQYARDFGPLDPECTCYTCRNYSRAYLRHLIKADETFGLRLTTYHNLHFLLELMRKVREAIMEDRLLDFRDEFFAQYGLYDNLKGF
- the queA gene encoding tRNA preQ1(34) S-adenosylmethionine ribosyltransferase-isomerase QueA, whose translation is MNVELYDFNLPEELIAQTPLADRSSSRLLLVDKENGQLDHGHFTDILGQFRPGDTLVLNDTRVIPARLFGVKEDTGAKAEVLLLKNLEGDRWEALVKPGKKLKTGAVIVFSEELRAVIEDEADMGGRTLRFIYQGIFQEILDRLGSMPLPPYIKETLDDRERYQTVYARHEGSAAAPTAGLHFTTELLEQIAAIGVNIVYITLHVGLGTFRPMSVETVEEHVMHAEYFELSQAAADALNEARARGGRIIAVGTTSCRTLETVGRQCQDGPIEACSGWTDIFIYPGYEFTIVNALITNFHLPKSTLVMLVSALAGRELILAAYEEAIKQQYRFFSFGDAMFIY
- a CDS encoding SpoIID/LytB domain-containing protein is translated as MKLAKWTTTGIGLLGRGALAALLAAGSLLIPADHARADSGGPIRVALYADIGSKYKSTVPLVTLQSEQSFSLLPAAGGSPLLSVPAQNKVRVSLDGFRVKVLETPSWQTAADAAKKLQAGSNKPQIFMAARGGAKVYQLYTGGYASEGAANNGLSSVLKAGLAIPDGQTPAVAGTKHLSAGSYATLEEAQAVVSSLTTAGLDAWPVFISGEGGSARTEVWVGEASSDSELAAVSASAAALLPQLSLTPVAPGAPGVMIRMDAGLDFNSEVQAFHYLLSGSNAKFILSGNDKGIMLTERSKRIYRGDMELGNLNGSLSVINVVPLEQYLYAVVGGEVSSGWPEEALKAQAVAARSYALSQGNRFDVANVVDTTLSQVYNGIGAEAPTIIKAVDATAGEVLQSGGKVVEAVFSSNSGGVTADPSEVWNSGGNYASVASAEDVAAVGSAKKWYYVLLDSGVSGYAREDNIKLTGEKTAAGLPIATATAKDVNIRPLPVIDSSAASAGKLNPGQNAVVLNQVYESGSYSWIKGPYSSAELLKSLAGKTSGTLPSSITTLEVTRRGPSGRAVEVKANGQILQVKYPDLFRSSFGGLPSTLFDIVPAGSYTVLGADGSTAAIGSASSAGVLSASGQVTSSGSGTVVMGADQTARVVTGSPGFYFIGWGYGHGLGMSQWGVKGMADKGYDYKQILQHYFNNVTIIKN